One Mycolicibacterium sp. ND9-15 genomic window, GCGGGCGCTGCGCCGCCGAGGGCGGTTCGTTCTTCGACAGGGTCCCCGAAGGCGGCGACGCCTACGTGCTGAAGAACATCATCCACGACTGGGACGACGAAGAATCGCTGGCAATCCTGCGCAACATCCGCACTGCGATCGCACCCGACGGGAAGTTGTTGCTTCTCGAGATGGTCCTGCCCGAACGCGCCGACTCATTCCTGGGATTCCAGATGGACCTGGAGATGCTGCTCACCTTGGGCGGCCGGGAACGCACCCGCGAGGACTTCGCAAACCTGTTGTACCGTGCGGGGTTCCGGCTCGATCGCGTGGTCGACACGGTGACCCCGATCTCGATCGTCGAGGCCTCCCCGGTGTGAGGCGGGCTACCGCTTCTTGTCGCGCACCTTGTAGGTGGAGGGCCACGATTCGCGCGTCTCGTCCCCGGTCAGCGGAATCCCCTTGCTGCCGATCTTGATGTCGTAGGCCTCCTTGCCGGGCCCCACTTCCCGGTTGGCGTGCTCGGTGGCCAGGTACATCAACTGGTCGATCTCGGCTTCGGCGAATGCGACGAACGACGTCTTGCGGACAATGTCGTCGGCACCGGCGGCGATCCGGTCCGGCAGCACCCGCGTCGCGAACGCCGCGCCGGCCAACAACGCGAACGGGATGACCCAGTAGCAGACGAACGACAGCGGCGTCTTGGTGTCCAGGATGGTCGCATCGCCGTACACCATGGGCGGGATCGCCGATGACAGCGTCATACCGCCGAAGGCCGCCACCCAGATCCAGGTCAGCAATGAGGTGATCCGCGCGAACAGTTCACTTTTGACGACGTGAGGTGGCTGGCCGACCTCGGCGAACTCCCGCACGAAAGGCTTGCCGATCAACACACCGGTGAGCGCCACAAGAAAGATTCCGGCATTGCTCAGTGGTTGGATCCAGCGTTCCATGAATGCGTGATCGAGCGTGAACGTGAGCACGGCGAGCACCAAAAATGTTGCCAGAGCGCCGATTTCGAGGACTCGCCCCGGTCCTCCGCGCAACTGTCCCAACGCGAATGCAGCGACGGCGACGGCCAGTGCGATCAGCACCGCGACGGTGAACGGAACATTGCCGACGAGCACCCAGTACACAATCCACGGTGCGAGACCTAACAAAATGCCCACGATTTGTAAGTGTACGTAGAGGGCCTTCATGCCGTGGGAGTGATCTAGTTTGATGCCATGGGAGAACGGCACGTCGTGTCGTCGGGGTCGGAATACGAGGCGGCCGTCGGCTACTCGCGGGCGGTGCGCGTCGGTCCCCACGTCGTGGTGGCCGGCACCACCGGCGCGGGTGGCGACGTCGCCAGCTAGACGCGGAACGCGCTGACCCGCATCGAAGCAGCCCTACATGAAGTCGGCGCGTCGCTGTCCGATGTGGTGCGCACCCGCATATACGTCACCGACATCTCACTGTGGCGCGAGGTCGGCGCCGTACACGTTGACGTGTTCGGTGACATCCGCCCGGCAGCCACGATGGTTGACGTGGCCTCGCTCATCTCATCGGACGTGCTCGTGGAGATCGAGGTCGACGCCTACGTCGAAAACCCAGCGTAGGGTGCCAGCGGAGCGAACCGGCCGTCGGCGTCCGGCAAGTATGAAGTGACGCGTATCACAGCCGCTACCGGCAAAGGCCCGTACAGATGCGGGAACACCATTCCCACTGGATCAGTGGGCACCCCGGGTTCCCAGCGAACGGGAGAGGACAGCCGTGCGGCGTCGACGCGGAGCAGCACCAGGTCGGTGCGACCGGCATACAGCCGGTTGGCCGGCACGTGCACTTGTTCGGGCGCCGACAGATGCACGAACCCGTTCGCGGTCAACGAACCGGGGCGATGCTCGCCGTGTGTTCGAGCGGCCTGCCATTCGTCTTTGCTACACAGGTGAACCAGCACGTTGGGCGCGGCGTTCATACCGCCAGCCTGCCGTGTCGGCAACTCGGGTAACGGTGAGACACGACACACCGGTAACCCCCTTGGGAACAACGCCGGAAGCCAAAACGTCTGAGACAGTAGATGCACGCGAACAGTACGGAGGTCCGCAATGACGAACGCAACGCTCACCAGCCCGCCACTGACCCGGGCCGACCGCTGCGACCGTTGCGGCGCCGCGGCGCGAGTGCGCGCGAAGCTCCCATCGGGCGCGGAGTTGCTCTTCTGCCAGCACCACGCAAACGAGCATGAGGCCAAGCTGATCGAGCTGGCCGCCGTCCTGGAAGTCAGCCCGGTGGAGGCATAAGGCCCGACACGGCTGACAGCCGCTCTGGGCAGGAACACCTTTCGTCAGCAATGCTGGACTGGTCATGACAGACCAGCCCCAGCGGTTGCCGTCGAGGCCGTCGCGCCACCACATCGGACACATGGTGCGACGCACCCTGTCGAAGAGTTGGGACGATTCGATCTTCTCGGAGTCGGCACAGGCGGCCTTTTGGTCCGCGCTGTCGCTGCCGCCGCTGCTGCTCGGAATGCTCGGCAGCTTGGCTTACATCGCCCCGCTGTTCGGTCCGGAGACGCTGCCGACCATTCAGGACCAGATCATCGACACAGCCGGGCGGTTCTTCTCCACCAATGTCATCACCGAGATCATCGAGCCGACGATCCGCGACATCGTCAAGGGTGCCCGCGGTGAGGTGGTCTCGGTGGGGTTCGTGATCTCGCTGTGGGCCGGGTCCTCGGCGATCTCTGCTTTCGTCGACTCCATCACCGAGGCCCATGACCAGACCCCGCTGCGCCATCCGGTCCGCCAGCGGTTCTACGCGCTGGGGCTTTACGTGGTCATGCTGATCGTCGCGATCATCACGGCGCCTTTCATCGCGCTGGGCCCGCGCAAGATCGCCCAGTACTTACCCGACAGCTGGGACCGAATCCTGCAGTTCGGCTACTACCCGGTGCTGATCTTCGGGTTGGTCGTGGCGGTCAACATCCTCTATCGGGTGTCGCTACCGAAGCCGTTGCCGTCGCACCGGCTGCTGCTGGGCTCTGTGCTGGCCACCGTGGTGTTCCTGGCGGCCACGTTCGGACTGCGCTTCTACCTGACGTGGATCACCGCGACCGGCTACACCTATGGCGCGTTGGCGACGCCGATCGCCTTCCTGTTGTTCGCCTTCTTCCTCGGGTTCGCGATCATGATCGGCGCCGAACTGAACGCCGCCATCGAAGAGGAATGGCCGGCGCCCGCCACCCACGCGAAGCGGTTCGGGTGGTGGTTGAAAGAGAAGGCCGAAAAGCGCAGCGGCGTCGCGACCGAGGAGGTTCCCGCAGTTGCGCCCAGCCGTCTGGGCCCACGCG contains:
- a CDS encoding DUF952 domain-containing protein yields the protein MNAAPNVLVHLCSKDEWQAARTHGEHRPGSLTANGFVHLSAPEQVHVPANRLYAGRTDLVLLRVDAARLSSPVRWEPGVPTDPVGMVFPHLYGPLPVAAVIRVTSYLPDADGRFAPLAPYAGFST
- a CDS encoding DUF7455 domain-containing protein; translated protein: MTNATLTSPPLTRADRCDRCGAAARVRAKLPSGAELLFCQHHANEHEAKLIELAAVLEVSPVEA
- a CDS encoding YihY/virulence factor BrkB family protein, encoding MTDQPQRLPSRPSRHHIGHMVRRTLSKSWDDSIFSESAQAAFWSALSLPPLLLGMLGSLAYIAPLFGPETLPTIQDQIIDTAGRFFSTNVITEIIEPTIRDIVKGARGEVVSVGFVISLWAGSSAISAFVDSITEAHDQTPLRHPVRQRFYALGLYVVMLIVAIITAPFIALGPRKIAQYLPDSWDRILQFGYYPVLIFGLVVAVNILYRVSLPKPLPSHRLLLGSVLATVVFLAATFGLRFYLTWITATGYTYGALATPIAFLLFAFFLGFAIMIGAELNAAIEEEWPAPATHAKRFGWWLKEKAEKRSGVATEEVPAVAPSRLGPRESRGPEAAADGATS